One genomic window of Micropterus dolomieu isolate WLL.071019.BEF.003 ecotype Adirondacks linkage group LG14, ASM2129224v1, whole genome shotgun sequence includes the following:
- the msrb1b gene encoding methionine-R-sulfoxide reductase B1b: MSFCQFLGGEVYKDHFKPGMYVCSQCNHPLFSSRSKFAHSSPWPAFTETIREDSVTKMMETLTAYKVLCGKCGNGLGHEFVNDGPDEGVSRFUIFSHSLKFVPSKGKDKQ, translated from the exons ATGTCTTTCTGTCAGTTTTTGGGCGGCGAGGTCTACAAGGATCATTTCAAACCAG GCATGTATGTGTGCTCCCAGTGTAACCACCCACTGTTCTCCAGTCGGTCCAAGTTCGCACACTCGTCTCCCTGGCCAGCATTCACTGAAACCATCAGGGAGGACAGCGTCACCAAGATGATGGAGACTCTCACTGCCTACAAG GTACTGTGTGGCAAGTGTGGCAACGGGCTGGGCCATGAGTTTGTAAATGACGGCCCAGATGAAGGAGTGTCACGCTTTTGAATATTCAGCCACTCGCTTAAGTTTGTCCCCAGCAAAG GCAAGGACAAACAGTAA
- the neurl2 gene encoding neuralized-like protein 2, which yields MEPFPDQFMEFHPIHGTNVRLDHSGTQATRVESFANGVCFSKHPLKPGEIFLIEIQDKELGWCGHLRIGLTARDPRGLEVVPEYSIPDLTTLGDSWVFAITRNHNKIIEDAEAGGEQAGDEGLAGGQRLGRGEVEDGAGREGDGGGGNTKPMTFFTDSDLYIENVRIPKDKLVGRSRPGRYSHILDDLYKTNALPPTARRSRIGVLYVPKGRDLADMHIVINGEDMGASAKGIPTIQPLYAVVDVFAATKCVQIVQVEYGFSSLQTLCRKAIQKHMVHRMAIDSLELPEALKNFCKYE from the exons ATGGAGCCATTTCCAGACCAGTTCATGGAATTCCACCCCATCCACGGTACCAATGTCAGACTGGACCACTCAGGGACCCAGGCCACCCGGGTGGAGAGCTTTGCAAATGGAGTGTGTTTCAGCAAACACCCTCTGAAGCCTGGGGAGATTTTTCTCATAGAGATCCAGGATAAGGAGCTGGGCTGGTGCGGCCACCTCCGGATTGGCCTGACTGCCAGGGACCCGAGGGGATTAGAGGTGGTACCTGAATATTCCATCCCAGATCTGACAACCTTAGGGGACAGCTGGGTGTTTGCCATCACTCGCAACCACAATAAGATCATAGAGGATGCTGAAGCAGGGGGTGAACAGGCTGGAGACGAAGGACTGGCTGGAGGCCAGAGACTTGGACGAGGGGAGGTTGAAGATGGAGCTGGAAGggaaggagatggaggaggaggcaaCACCAAACCAATGACTTTCTTCACTGACTCTGACTTGTACATTGAGAATGTTCGGATTCCCAAAGACAAGCTGGTCGGCCGGAGCAGACCCGGACGTTACAGCCACATATTGGATGACTTGTATAAGACCAACGCCCTGCCTCCCACAGCCAGACGCAGCCGGATCGGAGTGCTATATGTGCCCAAAGGGCGAGACCTGGCTGACATGCACATTGTCATCAATGGTGAGGACATGGGAGCTTCTGCAAAGGGGATCCCCACCATCCAGCCTCTCTACGCTGTGGTGGACGTCTTTGCTGCTACTAAGTGTGTCCAAATTGTCCAGGTGGAGTATGGAT TCTCATCTTTGCAGACGTTGTGTAGGAAGGCCATCCAGAAGCACATGGTCCACAGGATGGCCATTGACTCGCTGGAGCTGCCAGAGGCACTTAAGAACTTTTGCAAGTACGAATAA